Part of the Desulfovibrio porci genome is shown below.
ATTCCTGGGAGTTCGACCCCAATCCCCAGAATGTTTACAGCCTGAGCATCGAGCTGACGCTGGAACTTTGCCTGCTCATCCTGCCGATCTTGCTTTTTCTGGGTTTTCTGGCTTTTCTGGCCCAGCGCCTCCAGGTGGGCAAGCTCTGGACCACCAAGGTTTTCAAGTTCAAATGGCAACGCTTCAACATCCTCAAGGGCCTGAAGCAGATGATGTTTTCGCCCCAGACGGCCCTGCGCACCATCAAAAGCCTGCTCTTTTCCATCATCCTTTCTCTGATCCCCGGATATCTCATCTATCAGGAATATCAGAATTTTCTTCCCATGTACTACGCCACGCCCGAAGGCGTGGCCGCCTACATGCTGCAGATGGGCCTCAAGCTGGCCTACTATGCCCTGCTGCCCATTCTGGCCATTGCGGCTTTTGACGTCTGGCAGTCGCGCTATGCCTACAAGGAAGGCATGAAGATGACCAAGGACGAAGTGAAGGACGAACGCAAACAGGCCGAGGGCGATCCGGTCATCAAGGCCAAGCAGAAACAGAAGATGATGGAAGTGGTCATGAAGCGCATGATGCAGGACGTGCCCAAGGCCGACGTGGTGGTGACCAACCCCACCCATATCGCCGTGGCCCTGCGCTACAACGCGCAGGAAGCCTCGGCCCCGGTGGTGCTGGCCAAGGGCGCGGATCACCTGGCCGAAAAAATCAAGGCCGTGGCTCGCGAACACAACGTGCCCATCCGCGAAAACGTGCCCTTGGCACGCGCTTTGTATAAGGCTGTGGAAGTGGGCGACATGATTCCTGAAGAGCTGTACAAGGCCGTGGCCACATTGCTGGCCAGCATCTGGAAGCTCAAGCCCAAAGCGCGGCAGAATTAGACTTTTCTCCCCCGGGCGGCCCCGCCCGCAGCACAGAATGAGGTGTCAGAAAAATGGCGACAACCGGACTTCCGCAAATGGACTACAGCCGTTTCTCCAAACACGGCGAAATTATGCTGGCGGCGGGCGTGGTGGTGATCCTCTTCGTCATGCTGGTGCCTCTGCCCACCTTTTTTCTGGACATCATGCTCTGCGTGAGCATTTCCATCTCCCTGCTGGTGCTGGTCACCACCATGTTCATGACCTCGCCCCTGGAATTCACCATCTTTCCCTCCCTGCTGCTGGTGACCACCCTGCTGCGCCTGGCCCTGAACGTGGCCTCGACCCGCCTGATCCTGCTCAACGGCGACATGGGCGCCGAAGCCGCGGGCAGCGTGATCCGCTCGTTCGGCGAATTTGTGGTGGGCGGCAGCTACGTGGTGGGCGGCGTCATCTTCATGATCATGTTCATCCTAAACAAGAGCGTCATCACCGCGGGCACCACGCGCATCGCCGAAGTGGCCGCGCGCTTCACCCTGGACGCCATGCCCGGCAAGCAGATGGCCATTGAGGCCGACCTCAACGCCGGACTCATCGACGAGGAAGAAGCCAACGAGCGCCGCCATGCCCTGCGCAAGGAGGCCGACTTCTACGGCGCCATGGACGGCGCGTGCAAGTTCGTCTCCGGCGACGTGAACGCCGGCATGATGATCACCATGGTCAACCTGATCGGCGGCATCATCATCGGCGTTGTCCAGAAAGACATGGACTGGAACACCGCCCTGACCACCTATTCCCTGCTGACCATCGGCGACG
Proteins encoded:
- the flhB gene encoding flagellar biosynthesis protein FlhB, with translation MFGKQQDPSRTEEATAKRKQKQREEGNVPKSQELGKAVSLTGGLIALHLWLGPMSEGIKNLFRRFLSHSWEFDPNPQNVYSLSIELTLELCLLILPILLFLGFLAFLAQRLQVGKLWTTKVFKFKWQRFNILKGLKQMMFSPQTALRTIKSLLFSIILSLIPGYLIYQEYQNFLPMYYATPEGVAAYMLQMGLKLAYYALLPILAIAAFDVWQSRYAYKEGMKMTKDEVKDERKQAEGDPVIKAKQKQKMMEVVMKRMMQDVPKADVVVTNPTHIAVALRYNAQEASAPVVLAKGADHLAEKIKAVAREHNVPIRENVPLARALYKAVEVGDMIPEELYKAVATLLASIWKLKPKARQN